Proteins from a single region of Apium graveolens cultivar Ventura chromosome 7, ASM990537v1, whole genome shotgun sequence:
- the LOC141674971 gene encoding uncharacterized protein LOC141674971, whose amino-acid sequence MTVEETLGSLKAHEERLRGQVETSGSQLLLIEEEWAKREREEGKILMTREEWLKRTTKGGTDMSSGQMYRYNKEAGRGGRKKFDKSRVRCFNCQGHGYYGAECKKSRREREHKEVVNITQMQDEESALLIAERIKENDNKALLINEENVSPKLRQNSEGMQMSSNMWYLDNGANNHMTRQLSKFRELDEGVKGKVKKSMNRLYKIIVESRSSECLLTKSDENAWLWHARLGHVKFNALKMMILVY is encoded by the exons ATGACCGTTGAAGAGACTCTTGGATCTCTAAAAGCTCACGAGGAGCGTTTGCGAGGTCAGGTTGAGACCAGTGGAAGCCAACTTCTATTAATTGAGGAAGAATGGGCTAAAAGGGAAAGAGAGGAAGGGAAAATCCTAATGACAAGAGAAGAATGGCTGAAGCGTACCACAAAAGGAGGAACGGACATGTCATCCGGGCAAATGTATCGATATAACAAAGAGGCTGGACGTGGAGGACGTAAGAAGTTTGATAAGAGTAGGGTAAGATGCTTCAATTGTCAAGGACACGGATATTACGGAGCGGAGTGTAAAAAATCAAGGCGAGAGAGAGAACATAAAGAAGTGGTAAACATCACTCAGATGCAAGACGAAGAATCTGCTCTTTTAATTGCTgaaagaataaaagaaaatgataATAAAGCTCTGTTGATCAATGAAGAAAATGTATCACCAAAGTTACGTCAGAATAGTGAAGGTATGCAGATGAGTTCGAATATGTGGTACCTAGATAATGGAGCTAACAATCATATGACGAGACAATTGTCGAAATTTCGAGAATTAGATGAAGGTGTAAAGGGTAAG GTGAAGAAGTCCATGAATCGTCTATACAAGATCATTGTCGAAAGTAGGAGCTCAGAATGTTTGCTGACAAAGTCTGATGAGAATGCTTGGTTGTGGCATGCTCGACTTGGGCATGTCAAATTCAACGCACTAAAGATGATGATATTAGTTTATTGA
- the LOC141672630 gene encoding uncharacterized protein LOC141672630: protein MAKVNSVSGNSGSRRNRNTSCSLRSCCPNGSKDVNKKKQITATEKKEWGDAVCSVCLEYPHNAVLLLCSSYHKGCRPYMCSTSCRYSNCLDQYKKAYTKVNFTESSFPLHRSIDESNLTLGLDWSEEKREISELLCPLCRGQVKGWTVVEPARKYLNKKKRACMEDKCSFVGSYKELRKHVRAEHPSARPREVDPLLAEKWKKLENEREQSDVMSTIRSSMPGAIIRGDYVIEGNHRGSIRFGSLRGEEDDDSDLDEFLEDDYSSFDEIYPSRPVASSGRFNNSSRRVGHRPSRMLLEVSRRQRRRGASSENQTYADWD, encoded by the coding sequence ATGGCAAAGGTTAACAGTGTCAGCGGAAATTCTGGCTCCCGGCGTAATAGAAACACATCATGTTCATTGAGGTCATGCTGTCCAAATGGTTCGAAAGACGTCAATAAGAAGAAGCAAATTACTGCAACAGAGAAGAAAGAATGGGGTGATGCGGTTTGTTCAGTTTGTCTCGAATACCCTCACAATGCAGTTCTTCTCCTTTGTTCCTCCTACCACAAAGGTTGTCGCCCTTATATGTGCTCAACTAGCTGTCGATATTCTAACTGTCTGGACCAATACAAGAAGGCCTATACTAAAGTGAACTTCACCGAGAGTTCGTTTCCTTTGCATAGGTCAATAGATGAATCAAACTTGACCTTAGGTCTAGATTGGTCCGAAGAGAAGCGGGAAATATCTGAGCTTTTATGCCCACTTTGTCGGGGGCAGGTGAAAGGTTGGACTGTTGTTGAACCAGCTCGCAAATATCTAAACAAGAAGAAAAGGGCCTGCATGGAAGATAAATGCTCATTTGTTGGAAGTTACAAGGAACTAAGGAAGCATGTAAGGGCAGAACATCCGTCCGCACGGCCACGAGAAGTCGACCCTTTACTTGCAGAAAAGTGGAAAAAGCTAGAGAACGAGAGAGAGCAGAGTGATGTGATGAGCACAATCAGGTCATCCATGCCAGGTGCAATTATAAGGGGTGACTATGTAATTGAGGGTAACCATCGTGGCTCTATCAGGTTTGGATCATTGCGTGGAGAGGAGGATGATGATTCTGATCTTGATGAATTTCTTGAGGATGATTATTCTTCATTTGACGAGATATATCCTTCTCGTCCTGTGGCTTCATCTGGACGCTTCAACAATTCTAGCAGGCGTGTTGGTCACCGTCCCAGCAGAATGTTGTTGGAGGTTTCAAGGAGGCAGCGAAGGCGTGGAGCTAGTAGTGAAAACCAAACCTACGCAGATTGGGATTAG